In Pseudomonadota bacterium, the following proteins share a genomic window:
- the rlmH gene encoding 23S rRNA (pseudouridine(1915)-N(3))-methyltransferase RlmH, which produces MKINIIAVGHKPPKWAEEGSQEYLKRFHRELSISVTEIKPALRIGDTDKNHLARKTEKERILAKANKNAYLIALDERGSQTTTRKLAQLMSMWMNEGVDIDFVIGGADGLDPEIKEQAFRTLSLSAMTYPHALARLILIEQLYRAQCIIRNHPYHRD; this is translated from the coding sequence ATGAAAATCAATATTATTGCCGTGGGTCACAAGCCCCCGAAATGGGCTGAGGAGGGCAGCCAAGAATATCTCAAACGATTTCATCGCGAACTATCTATTTCGGTGACTGAAATTAAACCAGCGCTTCGTATAGGTGATACTGATAAAAACCACCTTGCCAGGAAAACGGAAAAGGAGCGAATTCTTGCAAAAGCGAATAAAAATGCTTACCTGATCGCATTGGATGAAAGAGGGAGCCAAACTACTACCAGAAAACTAGCACAGTTAATGAGTATGTGGATGAATGAAGGAGTAGATATTGATTTCGTCATCGGCGGCGCGGACGGCCTTGATCCAGAAATTAAGGAACAGGCGTTCAGAACGCTTTCGCTATCGGCAATGACTTACCCTCACGCGCTTGCCCGCTTAATTCTCATCGAACAACTCTACCGAGCGCAGTGTATTATCAGAAATCATCCTTATCATAGAGATTAA
- a CDS encoding Maf family protein has protein sequence MSDFFYLASQSPRREEILNSLRAPYRLLKLVEGSGDNADFDETPIPSEMPIQYVNRVSLIKASAAWKHLVAHHLEKAPVLAVDTTVSIDDKILGKPEGAEDARLMLQCLSGREHQVLTAVTMKQEGEVHQTLSMTTVCMQSLSERDIENYIQTTEPFGKSGSYGIQGIASIFITHISGSHSGVVGLPIYETSELIKKFGFALL, from the coding sequence ATGAGCGATTTTTTTTACTTAGCCTCTCAAAGTCCACGAAGAGAAGAAATACTAAACTCATTGCGCGCACCCTATCGACTTCTTAAATTAGTGGAAGGCTCAGGAGATAACGCAGATTTCGACGAGACTCCCATTCCAAGTGAAATGCCAATCCAATATGTCAATAGAGTCTCATTAATTAAAGCATCTGCAGCATGGAAGCATCTTGTGGCGCATCATTTAGAGAAAGCTCCTGTCTTAGCGGTAGATACAACCGTAAGCATAGACGACAAAATCTTAGGTAAGCCGGAAGGTGCGGAAGACGCGCGACTTATGCTGCAGTGCCTTTCGGGTCGAGAACATCAAGTACTCACGGCGGTTACCATGAAACAAGAGGGCGAGGTACATCAAACACTTTCTATGACGACAGTGTGCATGCAATCACTTAGCGAGCGTGACATTGAGAACTACATACAAACTACTGAGCCTTTTGGCAAATCCGGTAGCTACGGCATCCAGGGAATCGCCAGCATTTTTATCACTCATATTTCTGGCAGTCACTCAGGGGTCGTTGGGTTACCCATCTACGAGACATCGGAACTAATCAAAAAATTCGGATTTGCACTATTATGA
- the nadD gene encoding nicotinate-nucleotide adenylyltransferase has protein sequence MAISSCIGILGGTFDPIHFAHLRLAEEVAEAFTLDTVRLIPSADPPHRASPRASAQDRLRMVQLALKAGGDHLVADGRELDRVGKSYMVDTLRVLRAENRNASISLILGTDAFVELMTWHEWQQLLTLAHIIVASRPNLPISQLNNKLRGELFSEFKKRNSGDYNALKSSTHGLIYTYEFTSLEVSGTSLRKRIQSGLSLKYLLPDNVINYIKNHGLYKESCSESNIE, from the coding sequence TTGGCAATTAGCTCTTGCATAGGGATCCTAGGTGGCACATTTGATCCAATCCATTTCGCCCATCTTCGATTAGCAGAAGAAGTAGCCGAGGCATTTACACTCGATACAGTTCGCCTTATACCTTCGGCCGACCCACCACACCGAGCCTCTCCGAGGGCATCAGCACAAGATCGTTTACGTATGGTTCAGCTCGCACTTAAAGCGGGCGGCGACCATCTCGTAGCAGATGGCCGTGAGTTAGATCGTGTTGGCAAAAGCTATATGGTGGACACGTTAAGGGTCTTACGAGCTGAAAACCGAAATGCGTCCATCAGTCTAATTCTTGGCACCGACGCATTCGTTGAATTGATGACGTGGCATGAATGGCAGCAATTGCTCACGCTGGCTCACATCATTGTGGCCTCACGACCAAATTTACCGATAAGCCAACTTAATAATAAACTTAGAGGTGAGTTATTCTCGGAGTTCAAAAAACGTAACAGCGGAGATTACAATGCACTCAAATCATCGACGCACGGATTAATTTATACGTACGAATTTACATCACTCGAGGTCTCGGGCACTTCATTAAGAAAAAGAATTCAAAGTGGATTGAGCCTTAAGTACCTTTTACCCGATAATGTAATAAACTACATTAAAAATCATGGTCTTTACAAGGAGAGCTGTTCTGAATCAAACATTGAGTGA
- the rsfS gene encoding ribosome silencing factor, translating to MSDIAVDALEQIKAQDIVAINITASNTLFDQIIVASAESTRQARAFVNNLKERLKGTGYSVLGVEGETSGEWVLIDLGDLIVHVMKPDIRTYYNLEDLWQETPSYEKGGRQQAS from the coding sequence TTGAGTGATATTGCTGTAGATGCACTAGAGCAAATCAAAGCGCAAGACATCGTTGCAATAAACATAACCGCATCCAACACCCTTTTTGATCAAATCATTGTTGCCAGTGCGGAGTCAACACGACAAGCACGAGCGTTTGTGAATAACCTCAAAGAACGTTTAAAAGGAACTGGGTACTCTGTATTGGGCGTTGAAGGAGAAACATCTGGAGAGTGGGTACTCATTGATCTGGGGGACTTAATTGTTCACGTCATGAAACCTGATATCAGAACCTACTACAACTTGGAAGACTTGTGGCAAGAAACTCCGTCTTACGAAAAGGGCGGCCGCCAACAAGCTAGCTAA
- the aceF gene encoding dihydrolipoyllysine-residue acetyltransferase: MTTIKEVLVPDIGDFKDIPVIEVLVKPGDHVKAEDILITLESDKATMEVPAPFDGIIKDLRVSVGDAVSEGTIILSLEKPQVEEGSQKNEAPNTAPAIAQEVSPAPLVPVVPAAATKTSATNASSAHASPGIRRFARELGVDINLVSGTGPKDRILKEDIQTFVKNSMQSGDIRVATGSGLGFNLPTWPVIDFEKFGPIEKKILSRIKKISGAALHRNWVTIPHVTQHDEVDITELEAFRKSLVKDAEQSGVKVTPLALIMKAAVAALKKFPEFNSSLTPEGNALFIKQYFHIGVAVDTPEGLVVPVIRDVDKKGILQIAEELGKVSGKARDGKLGPADMSGGTFSISSLGGIGGSHFTPIVNAPEVAILGLARSVMKPIWNGADFTPRLILPLSLSYDHRVIDGAEGARFITYLNQMLSDIRRVLL; the protein is encoded by the coding sequence ATGACAACTATTAAAGAAGTTTTAGTTCCCGACATTGGTGACTTTAAAGATATTCCAGTCATTGAAGTATTAGTCAAACCTGGAGACCACGTCAAAGCAGAGGACATTCTCATCACACTGGAATCAGACAAGGCAACGATGGAAGTTCCTGCTCCCTTCGACGGGATCATTAAAGACCTGCGCGTGAGCGTTGGAGATGCCGTTTCCGAAGGAACCATCATATTAAGCCTTGAGAAACCTCAAGTCGAAGAAGGATCACAAAAAAATGAAGCGCCCAATACGGCGCCAGCAATTGCACAGGAAGTATCTCCTGCACCACTGGTACCAGTGGTACCGGCTGCGGCAACTAAAACGAGCGCAACAAATGCCTCCTCAGCGCACGCTAGTCCTGGTATCAGGCGCTTCGCTCGTGAATTAGGTGTAGATATTAACCTGGTATCAGGCACAGGGCCTAAAGATCGAATACTCAAGGAAGATATTCAAACCTTTGTTAAAAATAGCATGCAAAGCGGTGATATTCGCGTCGCGACTGGATCTGGTTTAGGCTTCAATTTGCCAACGTGGCCAGTTATCGATTTCGAAAAATTTGGACCTATTGAAAAGAAAATATTATCCCGCATCAAAAAGATTTCAGGCGCAGCGTTACATAGAAATTGGGTCACAATCCCACATGTCACGCAACACGATGAAGTAGATATCACAGAGCTAGAAGCATTCCGTAAATCACTGGTTAAAGACGCTGAACAATCTGGCGTTAAAGTGACTCCATTAGCACTCATCATGAAAGCAGCCGTAGCTGCTCTTAAAAAATTCCCAGAATTCAACTCGTCTCTAACGCCAGAGGGAAATGCCCTTTTTATCAAACAGTACTTCCATATTGGCGTTGCTGTGGATACGCCAGAAGGACTTGTTGTCCCCGTCATCAGGGACGTCGATAAAAAAGGGATTCTTCAAATCGCGGAGGAATTGGGAAAAGTCAGCGGTAAAGCGCGTGACGGCAAACTCGGGCCTGCCGACATGTCTGGTGGGACGTTCTCCATTTCGAGCTTAGGCGGCATTGGTGGCAGTCACTTCACTCCGATCGTCAATGCGCCAGAAGTTGCGATTCTAGGTTTGGCTCGATCTGTGATGAAGCCCATTTGGAACGGAGCGGACTTTACACCTCGACTGATACTCCCACTATCGCTATCCTACGATCACAGAGTGATCGACGGAGCAGAAGGGGCGAGATTCATTACTTATCTCAACCAAATGCTCAGTGATATTCGAAGGGTTTTACTTTAA